The window AGTTGAGCAGGTCCAGATTGAAAGCATTCTGGAAATCACCGGTTCTTCCGACCAGTAAAACTTTACCGGAGCGCAAATCAGACTCTGCTACTTTCAGGTTGTACTGTCTGGCAAAATCAGTAACTGCATCAAGGGAAGCCTGCTCGGATCCAAACTTCTGCTCATAAGCCCCGGCTTCGTCGGTCAGCATCTGAGCCTTTCCAGTGGACATGCGGTTGATGTAACGATCCATCATCAAGACGGACGCTTTGCTCTTGAGCATGACGGTAGCATTCATAGGTGCATCGAGGTCAGCGTGTCCGACGACTCGGGCGCCTTCCGGCGCGGACTGCAAACTATCCAACAGTTTGATTTTGTCACCGTCCCCAACAAAATTGGGACGCAGTTGAACAGTTGAGGCAGTTGGCACAGTCGTATCCAGCTTAAGAAGGCTGCGTGCCCTGTCGGTTGTGCTGTCCCAGAAATTCTGTTTGATATCGGCGAACTTGTCGAATGATTCACGCGCCAGAATGTTTCCTGATATGCCTGCGCCGACCTTGAAGCCGGCGTAACCAAGCGCTGCGTTCACACCGAGCGTGCCGGCAGCGTCTCCCCACTGCTGCCCCGACCGGCTCATCTCAGACCAGGTTTTAGCATTCAGACCGGTCTTGTAAGCATCGTAAAAACCTGGCGCAGCGCTGCCAACGAACCATGCACCCATGGCCAGCCCCGCTATTTTGCCGACCGGACCGGCTTCAGGCAGCGCCACTTTTAAAGCCGCTGCAAACGCCGCCGAACTGGCCACAGTTTCAAGAGCATGGAGAGGGTGTTCAACCTCGTATGCGACAGCGTTTTTGAGGCCTTCGGGTGTATGGTAGATGCCATCAGCTGTGGTGATAGCGATGCGCGCCGCGCCACCAGCGAAGCCTGTCATGCCTATCTGATTCGACTCCTGGTTCAGCCTGGCAGAGGCATCCTGACCCTCACGGGTCGGCGCATGTTCTGAAGCGCTGAAGTCTAATCCTGGCATATTTTTAAAATCGCTGAACGAAGATGTTCTGAAAGAATAGAAAAAACCACCGTCGCTTGCAGTGGTGAAACTACGGTAACCAGAAATTTTCAGCAAACTTTATCCGAGCCGTGGAGCGTTCACAGGAGGTTCACCCCGGTGATTCATTCTAGCTAGCGTGAGAGGTGCTACTGTCGAGAGGAAATGCACGTGACCAAGATAAATCCAGCCAGCCAACGCAAGCGAACCATCGCAACAACGCAGTCAAAGATTGTCACTGCGCTGGTTATGATGATTCCTCTTCTGGCAATCAGTGCAGCACCTGGCATCAGTATGAAAACGGAGAAAAAAATGGATAAAGCCGCCAATGCAGCAGACACGGTATACAAGTTCGAAGCCACCGGGCTCGATGGCAAGAACGTCGACTTGAGCCAATATCGAGGCGAGGTGCTACTGATCGTCAATACTGCCAGCCGGTGCGGTTTCACACCTCAATACAAGCAACTGGAACAGTTGCATGAGAAGTACGAAGGCAAGGGTCTTTCCATACTGGGCTTTCCATGCAACCAGTTCGGACAGCAGGAACCCGGTGACAACGAAGCAATTGGCAGTTTCTGCCAGAAAAATTACGGCGTCAAATTCAAGATGTTCAGCAAAATCGACGTCAACGGCAAAAGCGAGCATCCGCTCTACAAATTCCTGAAAGAGAAGGCTCCGGGTGTACTTGGCTCTGAAGCGATCAAGTGGAACTTCACCAAATTCCTCGTCGACCGATCCGGTCATGTGGTGAAGCGCTACGCACCAGACGTCAACCCGCTCGACATCAGTCCCGAGATAGAAAAATTGCTGGCAACAGCACCAAACGGGTAAATCGTCATGAGCGAATCAACTGGTAAGCCTGTCTACCTCGTGGTCGGCGCTTGTGGAGGGCTTGGTACGGCCGTGGCGGATCGACTGCACGGACGAGGCGCCGACCTCGCTCTGGTCGGACGCGACGAGGTCGTTCTCGATACGCTGGCGCAGAGACTCGGCGCTGAGAAATTCGTTGCCGACGCCTCCGACTTCAGTCAGGTCGACTCAGCCGTCCAGGCTACAGTTGAGCGATTCGGTCGGCTCGATGGCGCCGTTTGTACGACCGGGTCTCTTCTGCTCAAGCCGGCCCACATCACTACTGCCCTTGACTGGCAGGCTCTGATTGCAGCCAATCTGACAGCTGCATTCGCCGTGGTCAGGTCGGCGTCGAAAGTTATGGCAAAGTCAGGTGGCTCGATAGTTCTCGTCTCGTCTGTAGCGGCTAAAGTCGGCATGTCGAACCATGACGGTCTCTCAGCCGTTAAAGCAGGCGTGGAAGGCCTGGTGCGCTCTGCCGCTGCGAGCTACTCAAGACAGAACATCAGAGTCAACTGTGTCGCGCCTGGCATCATGGAGACGAACCTGACCCGCAAAGTGGTAACGAACCCGACTCTGCTCAACGGCGTTCTGCAACTCTATCCCCTGGCTCGCGTTGGCCAGCCCACTGAAATAGCTCGCGTGATCGACTGGTTGCTGAGCGACGAGAGCAGTTGGGTGACCGGGCAATCGCTTTCCGTTGACGGTGGTCTTTCATCTGTCCGCGCTATCGCACGTTAACATGTGCAATCCGTCTTCAAAGAACTGCCTGAACAGCCTCTTTGATTGAACTGGTAGTTTCCTTCAAAATTGCATCTGCGCTTATTCTGCCGAAGGTCGCGTAGACGTTGAATAGAAGTCTCACTGTGGTTGATTCAGCCTCGGGTGTGACGCTGACGGTCAAAACGATCTGTCGCTTCGCTGCCGCTGCCAGTGCTCCGAGATCCTCATCAAAAGCTAAAATCGCCATGATCATGCCGTTTGGATTGTCTTCTTTGATCTGCCACTTGCGTGTGGAAAAATCCCTGTTCTTCAAAACAGCGCGAACCTGTCGCATAGCATCGGGCACCGAAAGTGCTGATTGAATTGGTGCTGGATTTTCGATGTTGGCTAAATAGGCACGCACTTTATTTCGTCGGGCAGCATAAGTTATTGCAAGCGCAATTGCGCCAACTACCACAACGACAACACCAACAGTCAAAAAGTCCATAGACACTCTTGTACCTCAGCCCGAGAAAATTCAGCAAGCGGAAGGCTAGCGAAGCCACCTTAGTGCTAGCTCATATACAACGCGCAGCTCCGCTAGTCTCTAATCTTGGCGTTACACACTGAAAGTGGCTTGCCATGCCGACTTTAAGATACAAACATTAAACGAAAAGCTGGCAGAAGCGCGCTAACCGTCGATCTTGAATATCACTAGTAATTCCACCATGCCGTCGCAGTTTCTGTCGGGGCGGCGGGGGTGCCCCATTAATACACCTTACTAATTAAGTATTTCGGGCGAGTACTCAGATCTCAGTAAATCAGTATCTATGGCTGTTGATCTCTTCGCGCGAGTAGATCTATAGCGGCGCATATTGCTTGACATCCCCGTCTTCCTATAGGGTGAACACACATATAAACATCACACCCATCCACCAGAGCTACTCACCCGAACCCGAAAACCCAATACTCAACGAACTTCCAGCCAAATCCCAGCGCCTCATCGATGCTGGGATTTTGACTACTTGCCAAGCGAATCGCCCTCTCTCGCTGCGCTAGCTCCACCCACATCCCCTATCCACACCTTCCTGTGGTGGGGCCGGATACGGCAGACAACTTTGCCGGTGCCGGTGCTGGTTATGTCAGGTACAGGGACATGACTGGGGAAATTCTTCCCGTGGTCGCGCAAGTAGCGCGCCCACATCACTTCTAGAAAAGGAAATCGTTATGCCAATGAACACACTTACGCATCAGAAGATGGAACTCTTCCTGCGATGCCGGAAGAAGTTTCGTGAGACCGTCGCCAAAAACCGCGGTCAAGTTTCCCCCGAACAGCAGGTCGCTCAGATCGTCGGCAAGGCCGTCGAGCTCGCCACCGCCACGTCGGACCTCGAAAAGCGTCAGGTCATCATCGAAGCTGCCATGCAGCAGATTGCCGATGAGGACCAGACGGTCGAAGCGCTGCAGCGCGTCAAGAACTGCGTCAGCCGCTCCGACGAGCTTCGCTCCGACGAACGCGCCAGCGCGGTTCGCACGCAGCGCCAGTTCAAGTGGTTCGACGAAGTGACGCGCTGGACGCTCATGGCCAAGCCGGACTTCACGCGATTCGCTCGCGATGACCGTGGCCCCGTGCTCCAGATCATCGACGAGAAGACTGCCGGTCATGTCACGAGCTATCAGAAGCGCTTCCTGCACTTCCTCGGCTTCGTGATCGGCAAGCAACTCGACGAAGAGAAGCGCCAGCTCTTCGCAGAAGCGAAGCGTCTCGACATTCAGCCCACCTACGCCCTCAAGGAGAACTCCTTCCTGGCGGAGCTGGTCAACGAATTCGGGATCGACGTCATCTACCAGAACGTGTCGATCGAGCTCGTCATCCGCCTGCTCGGCGACAGCGACAACCCCGAGGACAAGCCTCGCGAAGTCAGCATCGGCTTCAAGAAGCGTTCTCGCGACTGGCAACAGCTGGCGGAAATCCGCGAGGTGATTACCGGTATCGAAGCTGCCTTCGACGCAGCTGAGTTCCCCGGCAAGCCCGGCTGGTACTGCGAGAAGTGCCCGTTCAGGTCGACCTGCGCGGCCTACCAGGCACAACTCGCACAACATGCGGTGGACGAACTGAGCGCCACCGCCTAAACATGCTGAACGTGAACGCCGCTTCCACGCGGGTCCGTTGAGCATTTTCTTTC is drawn from Candidatus Melainabacteria bacterium and contains these coding sequences:
- a CDS encoding glutathione peroxidase, coding for MDKAANAADTVYKFEATGLDGKNVDLSQYRGEVLLIVNTASRCGFTPQYKQLEQLHEKYEGKGLSILGFPCNQFGQQEPGDNEAIGSFCQKNYGVKFKMFSKIDVNGKSEHPLYKFLKEKAPGVLGSEAIKWNFTKFLVDRSGHVVKRYAPDVNPLDISPEIEKLLATAPNG
- a CDS encoding SDR family oxidoreductase, yielding MSESTGKPVYLVVGACGGLGTAVADRLHGRGADLALVGRDEVVLDTLAQRLGAEKFVADASDFSQVDSAVQATVERFGRLDGAVCTTGSLLLKPAHITTALDWQALIAANLTAAFAVVRSASKVMAKSGGSIVLVSSVAAKVGMSNHDGLSAVKAGVEGLVRSAAASYSRQNIRVNCVAPGIMETNLTRKVVTNPTLLNGVLQLYPLARVGQPTEIARVIDWLLSDESSWVTGQSLSVDGGLSSVRAIAR